In Streptomyces sp. SN-593, a single genomic region encodes these proteins:
- a CDS encoding lytic transglycosylase domain-containing protein translates to MAARRFGTSKRVRRGAAGTAVAAAAMAALGASQAPGLIQVAHAAAPDQQQSQVGTTPDGSIDGGSPYVTQLPPLTTPQGPVASTPGTDTTVTVPGGGASLPTTVLAAYERAQASVAQSDPGCHLPWQLLAAIGQVESGQARGGAVDANGTTYKPILGPVLNGDGFADITDTDNGRYDGDAVHDRAVGPMQFIPSTWRTWGADGNGDGVSDPNNIYDAALAAAHYLCADGRDLAAPADMDRAILGYNHSQDYLNLVMAWYEHFRQGGTVTVPDRSGSAGPVLSPSTSPTPTTTPTPKPSASGTASPSPSPTKSAGGTVAPTGPGSSSPTTSRTGGQSTAPPTGGDPTTTPPTTPPTGDPTDPGCTTDSPTPTPTDSGTATPTPTDSGTASPTPDPTCGTDDGSGATDGDGSSTSATPDPTDTAGAATGAALKS, encoded by the coding sequence ATGGCAGCGCGGCGCTTCGGCACCAGCAAGAGGGTTCGCAGGGGAGCGGCGGGCACCGCGGTGGCCGCCGCGGCCATGGCCGCGTTGGGAGCCTCGCAGGCCCCCGGCCTGATCCAGGTCGCCCACGCCGCCGCGCCGGACCAGCAGCAGTCGCAGGTCGGCACGACCCCCGACGGCTCCATCGACGGCGGCTCCCCGTACGTCACCCAACTCCCCCCGCTCACCACCCCGCAGGGCCCGGTCGCCTCGACCCCCGGCACCGACACGACCGTCACGGTGCCCGGCGGCGGCGCGAGCCTGCCGACGACGGTGCTGGCGGCCTACGAGCGCGCCCAGGCGTCCGTCGCGCAGTCCGACCCCGGCTGCCACCTGCCGTGGCAACTGCTGGCCGCGATCGGCCAGGTGGAGTCCGGGCAGGCCCGCGGCGGCGCGGTCGACGCGAACGGCACCACGTACAAGCCGATCCTCGGCCCGGTGCTCAACGGCGACGGCTTCGCCGACATCACCGACACCGACAACGGCCGCTACGACGGCGACGCGGTGCACGACCGGGCGGTCGGGCCGATGCAGTTCATCCCCTCCACCTGGCGGACCTGGGGCGCGGACGGCAACGGCGACGGGGTGAGCGACCCGAACAACATCTACGACGCCGCCCTCGCCGCCGCGCACTACCTGTGCGCCGACGGCCGGGACCTGGCCGCGCCGGCCGACATGGACCGGGCGATCCTCGGCTACAACCACTCGCAGGACTACCTCAACCTGGTGATGGCCTGGTACGAGCACTTCCGGCAGGGCGGCACGGTCACCGTGCCGGACCGGTCGGGCTCGGCCGGCCCCGTGCTGAGCCCGTCGACGTCCCCGACGCCCACCACGACACCCACCCCGAAGCCGTCCGCCTCCGGCACGGCCTCCCCCTCGCCGTCCCCGACGAAGAGTGCCGGCGGCACCGTGGCGCCGACCGGGCCGGGCTCCTCCAGCCCGACGACCAGCCGCACCGGCGGGCAGTCCACCGCCCCGCCCACCGGCGGCGACCCGACGACGACGCCGCCCACCACGCCGCCCACCGGCGACCCGACCGACCCGGGCTGCACCACCGACTCCCCGACGCCCACTCCCACGGACTCCGGCACCGCGACCCCGACCCCGACGGACTCCGGGACGGCCTCGCCGACACCCGACCCGACGTGCGGCACGGACGACGGCTCCGGCGCCACGGACGGCGACGGCTCCAGCACCTCCGCCACCCCCGACCCGACCGACACGGCGGGCGCGGCCACCGGGGCGGCGCTGAAGTCGTAA
- the polA gene encoding DNA polymerase I — translation MLLDGHSLAYRAFYALPVENFNTVTGQPTNAVYGFASMLANTLRDERPTHLAVAFDVSRRTWRFDEYPEYKATRSKTPDEFSSQVGLIGELLDAMVVPRFAEEGFEADDIIATLATQAEALGYEVLIVTGDRDAFQLVSDHVTVLYPTKGVSELTRYTPAKVEERYGLTPAQYPDFAALRGDPSDNLPGIPGVGEKTAAKWIIQFGSFAELCARVDEVKGKAGDNLRAHLESVKLNRRLTEMVREVPLPASAGQLGREPYDREALGQVLDALEFRNPNFRERLFAADPGAAAEEAEIAEGVAVEGVVLSAGELPGWLEAHAEGPVGLASVDTWALGSGGVTQLALAAGEEAAWFDPAQLDGADEKAFAQWLADPERPKVVHNAKNAMRVFAEHGWRVEGVAMDTALAAYLIKPGRRSFALDVLSVEYLGRELAPAASDSGQLAFGDEDDGETAAAEALMVQARTVLDLGEVFGQRLPEVGATELLRDVELPTSALLAKMERAGIAADRAHLEGLEEQFAAAVRHAVEEAHASVGHEFNLGSPKQLQEVLFGELGLPKTKKTKTGYTTDADALAWLAGQTDHELPVIMLRHREQAKLRVTVEGLVKTIAPEGRIHTTFSQIVAATGRLSSTDPNLQNVPVRTDEGRAIRRGFVVGEGYDSLLTADYSQIELRVMAHLSEDDGLIAAFTSGEDLHTTVGSQVFSVPRDKVDAEMRRKIKAMSYGLAYGLSAFGLSQQLGIEAAEARALMETYFERFGGVRDYLHRAVEEARGTGYTETLLGRRRYLPDLNSDNRQRREMAERMALNAPIQGSAADIVKIAMLRVDQALADRKLSSRMLLQVHDEIVVEVAPGEREQVEALVRQEMSTAYPLRAPLDVSVGAGPDWESAAH, via the coding sequence ATGCTGCTCGACGGGCATTCGCTGGCCTACCGGGCCTTCTACGCGCTGCCCGTGGAGAACTTCAACACGGTCACGGGGCAGCCGACGAACGCGGTGTACGGGTTCGCGTCGATGCTGGCGAACACGCTGCGTGACGAGCGGCCGACGCATCTGGCGGTGGCGTTCGACGTGTCGCGCAGGACCTGGCGGTTCGACGAGTACCCGGAGTACAAGGCGACCCGTTCCAAGACGCCGGACGAGTTCAGCTCGCAGGTCGGGCTGATCGGCGAGCTGCTGGACGCGATGGTGGTGCCGCGGTTCGCGGAGGAGGGCTTCGAGGCCGACGACATCATCGCGACCCTCGCCACGCAGGCGGAGGCGCTGGGGTACGAAGTGCTGATCGTCACCGGCGACCGGGACGCCTTCCAACTCGTCTCCGACCACGTCACGGTGCTGTACCCGACGAAGGGCGTGTCGGAGCTGACGCGCTACACCCCGGCGAAGGTCGAGGAGCGGTACGGCCTGACGCCCGCGCAGTACCCGGACTTCGCGGCGCTGCGCGGCGACCCGTCGGACAACCTGCCGGGCATCCCGGGGGTGGGGGAGAAGACCGCCGCCAAGTGGATCATCCAGTTCGGGTCGTTCGCGGAGCTGTGCGCGCGGGTGGACGAGGTGAAGGGCAAGGCAGGCGACAACCTGCGGGCCCACCTGGAGTCGGTGAAGCTGAACCGGCGGCTGACGGAGATGGTGCGGGAGGTCCCGCTGCCGGCGAGCGCCGGGCAGTTGGGCCGGGAGCCGTACGACCGCGAGGCGCTGGGCCAGGTGCTGGACGCGCTGGAGTTCCGCAACCCGAACTTCCGGGAGCGGCTGTTCGCCGCCGACCCGGGCGCGGCGGCGGAGGAGGCGGAGATCGCCGAGGGGGTGGCGGTCGAGGGCGTGGTGCTGTCGGCCGGCGAGCTGCCGGGCTGGCTGGAGGCGCACGCCGAGGGCCCGGTGGGGCTGGCGAGCGTGGACACCTGGGCGCTGGGCTCGGGCGGTGTCACCCAGCTCGCGCTGGCCGCGGGGGAGGAGGCGGCGTGGTTCGACCCGGCCCAGCTCGACGGGGCGGACGAGAAGGCGTTCGCGCAGTGGCTGGCCGACCCGGAGCGGCCCAAGGTGGTGCACAACGCGAAGAACGCGATGCGGGTCTTCGCCGAGCACGGCTGGCGGGTGGAGGGCGTCGCGATGGACACGGCGCTGGCGGCGTACCTGATCAAGCCCGGCCGCCGGTCGTTCGCGCTGGACGTGCTGTCGGTGGAGTACCTGGGCCGTGAGCTGGCGCCGGCCGCCTCCGACAGCGGCCAGTTGGCGTTCGGCGACGAGGACGACGGGGAGACGGCCGCCGCCGAGGCGCTGATGGTGCAGGCGCGGACCGTGCTCGACCTGGGCGAGGTCTTCGGGCAGCGGCTGCCGGAGGTGGGCGCCACCGAGCTGCTGCGCGACGTGGAACTGCCGACCTCGGCGCTGCTGGCGAAGATGGAGCGGGCCGGGATCGCCGCGGACCGGGCGCATCTGGAGGGCCTGGAGGAGCAGTTCGCGGCCGCGGTGCGGCACGCGGTCGAGGAGGCGCACGCCTCGGTGGGCCACGAGTTCAACCTCGGCTCGCCCAAGCAGCTCCAGGAGGTGCTCTTCGGCGAGCTCGGCCTGCCCAAGACGAAGAAGACGAAGACCGGTTACACCACGGACGCCGACGCGCTGGCGTGGCTGGCCGGGCAGACCGACCACGAGCTGCCGGTGATCATGCTGCGGCACCGGGAGCAGGCCAAGCTGCGGGTCACCGTCGAGGGCCTGGTGAAGACGATCGCGCCCGAGGGCCGAATCCACACCACCTTCAGCCAGATCGTCGCCGCCACCGGCCGGCTGTCCTCCACCGACCCCAACCTCCAGAACGTGCCGGTGCGCACCGACGAGGGCCGCGCGATCCGCCGCGGCTTCGTCGTCGGCGAGGGGTACGACTCGCTGCTGACCGCGGACTACAGCCAGATCGAGCTGCGGGTGATGGCGCACCTGTCGGAGGACGACGGCCTGATCGCCGCGTTCACCTCCGGCGAGGACCTGCACACCACCGTCGGCTCGCAGGTGTTCTCCGTGCCGCGTGACAAGGTCGACGCCGAGATGCGCCGCAAGATCAAGGCGATGTCGTACGGCCTGGCGTACGGGCTGTCCGCGTTCGGCCTGTCCCAGCAGTTGGGGATCGAGGCGGCCGAGGCGCGGGCGCTGATGGAGACGTACTTCGAGCGGTTCGGCGGGGTGCGGGACTACCTGCACCGCGCGGTGGAAGAGGCCCGCGGCACCGGGTACACCGAGACGCTGCTCGGCCGCCGCCGCTACCTGCCCGACCTCAACAGCGACAACCGGCAGCGCCGGGAGATGGCCGAGCGGATGGCGCTCAACGCGCCGATCCAAGGGTCGGCGGCGGACATCGTGAAGATCGCGATGCTCCGCGTCGACCAGGCGCTGGCCGACCGCAAGCTCTCCTCGCGGATGCTGCTCCAGGTGCACGACGAGATCGTGGTCGAGGTCGCCCCGGGCGAGCGGGAGCAGGTCGAGGCGCTGGTCCGGCAGGAGATGTCCACGGCGTACCCGTTGCGCGCGCCGCTCGACGTCTCGGTGGGCGCGGGCCCCGACTGGGAGTCCGCGGCGCACTAG
- a CDS encoding NAD(P)/FAD-dependent oxidoreductase, translating to MSEVPYDAIVVGARCAGSATALLLARAGHRVLMVDRASFPSDTMSTLYIQQRGVAHLRRWGLLDRVAARCPALDRVSYTIGAVRLEGCSRPVDGVGAAYAPRRSTLDALLVEAAVAAGVEFRPSCTLDGLLRDEDDRVTGVRLRSRGVRCEERARLVVGADGMRSTLAELAGARTLIEDEPKTCVYYAFWDGAADHFELYEAQDRWIGAVPTDDGQTLVQAYFPQHEYARVRTDAQAAYLEAVRATAPDLHARMLDGGCTERLRGTGHQRNFFREAAGPGWALVGDAGHHRDSITARGITHAFLQAQMLADRVAGTTEDAPRLDLALRSYARERYDALIDDYHDTLSTARLSVPEHRVRMIAEVARDAARTEDFFSAMGGAPRPATADSGARSAAEAVRWMRAQRAQRAAAVKG from the coding sequence GTGTCTGAAGTCCCGTACGACGCGATCGTGGTCGGCGCGCGCTGCGCCGGCTCCGCGACCGCCCTGCTGCTCGCCCGCGCCGGCCACCGGGTGCTGATGGTGGACCGCGCCTCCTTCCCGAGCGACACCATGTCCACCCTCTACATCCAGCAGCGCGGTGTCGCGCACCTGCGCCGCTGGGGGCTGCTGGACCGGGTCGCGGCGCGGTGCCCGGCCCTGGACCGGGTCAGCTACACCATCGGCGCGGTCCGCCTGGAGGGCTGCTCGCGCCCGGTGGACGGGGTCGGCGCCGCCTACGCGCCGCGCCGCAGCACCCTGGACGCGCTGCTGGTCGAGGCCGCGGTCGCCGCGGGCGTCGAGTTCCGGCCGTCCTGCACCCTGGACGGCCTGCTGCGGGACGAGGACGACCGGGTCACCGGCGTCCGGCTGCGCAGCCGCGGCGTCCGCTGCGAGGAGCGCGCCCGCCTGGTGGTCGGCGCGGACGGCATGCGCTCCACCCTCGCGGAGCTGGCCGGCGCCCGCACCCTGATCGAGGACGAGCCCAAGACGTGCGTCTACTACGCCTTCTGGGACGGCGCGGCCGACCACTTCGAGCTGTACGAGGCCCAGGACCGCTGGATCGGCGCCGTGCCCACCGACGACGGGCAGACGCTGGTCCAGGCGTACTTCCCCCAGCACGAGTACGCGCGGGTGCGCACGGACGCGCAGGCGGCCTACCTGGAGGCGGTGCGCGCCACCGCGCCGGACCTGCACGCGCGGATGCTCGACGGCGGCTGCACCGAGCGGCTGCGCGGCACCGGCCACCAGCGCAACTTCTTCCGCGAGGCGGCCGGTCCCGGCTGGGCGCTGGTCGGCGACGCCGGCCACCACCGCGACTCCATCACCGCCCGCGGCATCACCCACGCGTTCCTCCAGGCCCAGATGCTGGCGGACCGGGTGGCGGGCACCACCGAGGACGCGCCCCGGCTGGACCTGGCGCTGCGCTCCTACGCCCGCGAGCGGTACGACGCGCTGATCGACGACTACCACGACACCCTGTCCACCGCCCGGCTGTCCGTGCCCGAGCACCGGGTGCGGATGATCGCGGAGGTCGCCCGCGACGCGGCCCGCACCGAGGACTTCTTCTCCGCCATGGGCGGCGCCCCCCGCCCCGCGACGGCGGACAGCGGCGCCCGCTCGGCGGCCGAGGCGGTCCGCTGGATGCGGGCCCAGCGGGCCCAGCGCGCCGCCGCGGTCAAGGGGTGA
- a CDS encoding helix-turn-helix domain-containing protein, with amino-acid sequence MAATFWALEPEPGVRTDLGEHMKSSAWTITAPRPQSPQAPQGTPHGFGVTLSTLRELTGMTQEELSENSGLSVRAIRNLENGHTERPRKKTCELLAGAMDLREGEARRLLTAAGWGPRTRPVLLSEVGRPRSELPPAEHGLVGRQEVLAGIRAHLAGEDGGHGGGRLAVVTGAPGAGKTAVVAHAAQSLRADFPDGQIFIDLDDSGHEPLTPAAVTLRMLRSLRGGEPGAAGEEGAAALRALLTERRVLTVVDNADSEAQIRPLLTGSPGSAVLVAARRQLWALPQAYTAQLDPLAPQDAVLALENLLGRDRTGSEPSAMGSIAASCGYLPLALHIAGLWIAARPHRRLRDIADRLVDEKDRLDCLRIGDLSVRASVAAYVRRLFPAEQEALRRLAALRGFFDVADAAATLGMSRGAAADLTDELTHRQMLRTAGRAAGGPVRYQLHDAVRLYANWSAVGGGY; translated from the coding sequence ATGGCAGCGACATTCTGGGCGCTTGAGCCGGAACCCGGCGTGCGGACCGACCTGGGAGAGCACATGAAGTCCTCGGCATGGACGATCACGGCACCGAGGCCGCAAAGTCCGCAGGCCCCGCAAGGGACGCCGCACGGCTTCGGGGTCACGCTCAGCACCCTGCGGGAGCTGACGGGGATGACGCAGGAGGAGCTCTCCGAGAACTCCGGGCTGAGCGTGCGGGCGATCAGGAACCTGGAGAACGGCCACACCGAGCGGCCCCGCAAGAAGACCTGCGAGCTGCTCGCCGGCGCCATGGACCTCCGCGAGGGGGAGGCCCGGCGGCTGCTGACCGCGGCCGGCTGGGGGCCGCGCACCCGTCCCGTCCTGCTGAGCGAGGTCGGCCGACCGCGATCCGAACTCCCCCCGGCCGAGCACGGGTTGGTGGGACGCCAGGAGGTGCTGGCCGGCATCCGCGCACACCTGGCGGGCGAGGACGGCGGTCACGGCGGCGGGCGCCTCGCCGTCGTCACCGGGGCGCCCGGAGCGGGCAAGACCGCGGTGGTCGCGCACGCCGCCCAGTCGCTGCGCGCGGACTTCCCCGACGGCCAGATCTTCATCGACCTCGACGACTCCGGGCACGAGCCGCTGACCCCGGCGGCCGTCACGCTGCGGATGCTGCGCTCGCTGCGCGGCGGCGAGCCCGGCGCGGCCGGCGAGGAGGGCGCGGCCGCGTTACGGGCCCTGCTCACCGAGCGGCGGGTGCTGACGGTGGTCGACAACGCGGACAGCGAGGCGCAGATCCGCCCGCTGCTCACCGGCTCGCCCGGCAGCGCGGTGCTGGTCGCCGCCCGCCGCCAACTGTGGGCGCTGCCGCAGGCGTACACCGCGCAACTCGACCCGCTCGCCCCGCAGGACGCCGTGCTGGCCCTGGAGAACCTGCTCGGGCGGGACCGCACCGGCAGCGAGCCGTCCGCCATGGGCAGCATCGCCGCCTCCTGCGGGTACCTGCCGCTGGCCCTGCACATCGCCGGACTGTGGATCGCCGCGCGGCCGCACCGGCGGCTGCGGGACATCGCCGACCGGCTGGTGGACGAGAAGGACCGGCTGGACTGCCTGCGGATCGGCGACCTGTCGGTGCGCGCGAGCGTCGCCGCCTACGTGCGCCGGCTCTTCCCCGCCGAGCAGGAGGCCCTGCGCCGGCTGGCGGCGCTGCGCGGCTTCTTCGACGTGGCCGACGCGGCGGCGACGCTCGGCATGTCGCGGGGTGCCGCGGCCGACCTCACCGACGAACTGACGCACCGCCAGATGCTGCGGACGGCCGGCCGCGCCGCGGGCGGCCCGGTCCGCTACCAACTGCACGACGCGGTCCGGCTCTACGCCAACTGGTCCGCCGTGGGCGGCGGTTACTGA
- a CDS encoding PaaI family thioesterase has translation MGEQTTTRFSPETLEQYAGLGIDLPSFFSAGPLGGRMGIRIVEAAPEKVVGTMPVEGNTQPYGLLHGGASAVLAETLGSVGAMLHGGPNKIAVGVDLNATHHRSVRGGTVTGTATPVHRGRSSASYEIVITDDATGKRVCTARLTCMLRPASPTPPPPADA, from the coding sequence ATGGGCGAGCAGACCACCACCCGGTTCTCCCCGGAGACCCTGGAACAGTACGCAGGACTCGGCATCGACCTGCCCTCCTTCTTCTCCGCCGGCCCCCTCGGCGGCCGGATGGGCATCCGGATCGTCGAGGCCGCGCCCGAGAAGGTGGTCGGCACCATGCCCGTCGAGGGCAACACGCAGCCGTACGGGCTGCTGCACGGCGGCGCCTCCGCGGTGCTGGCGGAGACCCTCGGGTCGGTCGGGGCGATGCTGCACGGCGGGCCCAACAAGATCGCGGTCGGCGTCGACCTCAACGCGACGCACCACCGCAGCGTGCGCGGCGGCACCGTGACGGGCACGGCCACCCCCGTGCACCGGGGGCGCTCCTCGGCCAGCTACGAGATCGTCATCACCGACGACGCCACCGGCAAGCGGGTGTGCACCGCCCGCCTCACCTGCATGCTGCGCCCTGCCTCCCCCACCCCGCCGCCTCCGGCCGACGCCTGA
- a CDS encoding enoyl-[acyl-carrier-protein] reductase FabV: MTPRVVRPDGRGFLLFDAHPAGCARSVDDLAAEAGPPAPPPARRPVALIIGSSAGYGLAAAVAGIVRHGIDGVAVCFEKPPTARRTGGAGWYRTRRLAELAAAHGSRLEFVNADCFLDSTRAQVLALLAERFGPVDHLIHSVAAPRRPDPATGRTLTSVIKPLGAPYRALTLAFGEEGAPLLADAQIAPATEAERQATVQVMGGRDWEDWVGALAGRNLLGPRFRTVALSYVGPEATAPIYRRGTIGAAKDDLEATARRLTGALPASRGGGAWTSVNGVAVTPASMAIPGIALYAALLRRVLGDGVDGVQSPLRQMVRLWDLLAADAEPPTDALGRIRLDDWELRPEVQREVAGAWDRVSAALDAGGPAPAGGPAPWLDAHADTAWLRRELLRLYGFGLPGVDYDAPVESDLPWPGPSVPATALPPVPAAT, encoded by the coding sequence ATGACTCCTCGCGTGGTCCGCCCCGACGGGCGCGGCTTCCTGCTGTTCGACGCCCACCCGGCCGGCTGTGCCCGGTCCGTCGACGACCTGGCCGCCGAGGCGGGACCGCCCGCGCCGCCGCCCGCGCGCCGCCCGGTCGCCCTGATCATCGGCTCCAGCGCCGGGTACGGCCTCGCCGCCGCGGTGGCCGGGATCGTCCGGCACGGGATCGACGGCGTGGCGGTCTGCTTCGAGAAGCCGCCGACCGCCCGCCGGACCGGCGGCGCGGGCTGGTACCGCACCCGCCGGCTGGCCGAACTCGCCGCGGCGCACGGCAGCCGGCTGGAGTTCGTCAACGCCGACTGCTTCCTGGACAGCACCCGCGCACAGGTGCTCGCGCTGCTCGCCGAGCGGTTCGGCCCCGTCGACCACCTGATCCACAGCGTCGCCGCGCCGCGCCGCCCCGACCCCGCCACCGGGCGCACCCTGACGTCCGTGATCAAGCCCCTCGGCGCGCCCTACCGCGCCCTGACCCTGGCCTTCGGCGAGGAGGGCGCCCCGCTGCTGGCCGACGCGCAGATCGCGCCGGCCACCGAGGCGGAGCGGCAGGCGACCGTGCAGGTCATGGGCGGCCGGGACTGGGAGGACTGGGTCGGCGCGCTGGCCGGCCGGAACCTGCTCGGGCCGCGCTTCCGGACGGTGGCGCTGTCCTACGTCGGCCCGGAGGCGACCGCCCCGATCTACCGGCGCGGCACGATCGGCGCGGCGAAGGACGACCTGGAGGCGACCGCGCGCCGCCTCACCGGCGCGCTGCCGGCAAGTCGCGGCGGCGGCGCCTGGACCTCCGTCAACGGCGTGGCGGTGACCCCCGCCTCGATGGCCATCCCCGGCATCGCCCTGTACGCCGCGCTGCTGCGCCGGGTGCTGGGCGACGGCGTGGACGGCGTGCAGTCGCCGCTGCGCCAGATGGTCCGGCTGTGGGACCTGCTGGCCGCCGACGCCGAGCCGCCCACCGACGCCCTCGGCCGGATCCGGCTGGACGACTGGGAGTTGCGGCCCGAGGTGCAGCGGGAGGTCGCCGGCGCCTGGGACCGCGTGAGCGCCGCGCTCGACGCCGGCGGTCCCGCGCCCGCCGGCGGTCCCGCACCCTGGCTGGACGCGCACGCCGACACCGCCTGGCTGCGGCGCGAGTTGCTGCGCCTGTACGGCTTCGGCCTGCCCGGCGTGGACTACGACGCCCCGGTGGAGTCGGACCTCCCCTGGCCGGGTCCGTCCGTCCCGGCGACCGCCCTCCCGCCGGTCCCGGCGGCCACCTGA
- a CDS encoding FdhF/YdeP family oxidoreductase, producing the protein MAKKAPHGDPVQDAPHVGAPKHAAAGLPAVAQSMKIAEAQMGARRTALTLLRVNQKSGFDCPGCAWPEGDHRHTFEFCENGAKAVAEEATLRRVTPDFFAAHSVPDLARRSGYWLGQQGRITQPMYLPEGADHYEAVPWERAFEIIAAELTALDSPDEAVFYTSGRTSNEAAFLFQLFARAYGTNNLPDCSNMCHESSGSALTETLGVGKGSVLLEDLHRAELVIVAGQNPGTNHPRMLSALEKAKQGGARIVTVNPLAEAGTERFKNPQTATGLAGRGTALSDLHLPIRLGGDQALFRALGRLLVEDDALDHDFIAAHTHGYQEYEAAARATDWDEVERATGLARAEIEELHALVRGAGSVVVCWAMGLTQHKHAVPTIREVVNFLLLGGNIGRPGAGVCPVRGHSNVQGDRTMGIFERPAPAFLDALQAEFGFAPPREHGYDVVRAIRALRDGTAKVFLAMGGNFVAASPDTDVTEAAVRKARLTVHVSTKLNRSHTVTGARALILPTLGRTEKDRQAGGDQFVTVEDSMGMVHASHGNLAPASPHLLSEPAIISRLARAVLGPRHAIPWADFEADYDRVRDRISRVVPGFDDFNRRVRRPGGFTLPHGPRDSRTFPTATGKANFTAAPLEYPEVPAGRLLLQTLRSHDQYNTTIYGLDDRYRGIKNGRRVVLVHPDDAAAAGLADGDYADLVGEWTDGTERRADGFRVVHYRTPRGCAAAYYPETNVLVPLDHTADTSNTPASKSVVIRLEPHGPGRP; encoded by the coding sequence ATGGCGAAGAAGGCTCCGCACGGTGACCCGGTCCAGGACGCGCCGCACGTCGGCGCGCCGAAGCACGCCGCCGCGGGGCTTCCCGCGGTCGCCCAGAGCATGAAGATCGCCGAGGCCCAGATGGGCGCCCGGCGGACCGCGCTGACCCTGCTCAGGGTCAACCAGAAGAGCGGCTTCGACTGCCCCGGCTGCGCCTGGCCCGAGGGCGACCACCGCCACACCTTCGAGTTCTGCGAGAACGGCGCGAAGGCCGTCGCGGAGGAGGCGACGCTGCGCCGCGTCACCCCCGACTTCTTCGCCGCGCACTCCGTCCCGGACCTGGCCCGCCGCAGCGGCTACTGGCTCGGCCAGCAGGGCCGCATCACCCAGCCGATGTACCTGCCGGAGGGGGCCGACCACTACGAGGCCGTTCCCTGGGAGCGGGCGTTCGAGATCATCGCCGCCGAACTGACCGCCCTGGACAGCCCCGACGAGGCCGTCTTCTACACCTCGGGCCGCACCAGCAACGAAGCCGCCTTCCTCTTCCAGCTCTTCGCCCGCGCCTACGGCACGAACAACCTCCCCGACTGCTCCAACATGTGCCACGAGTCCTCCGGCTCGGCGCTCACCGAGACCCTCGGGGTCGGCAAGGGCAGCGTCCTGCTGGAGGACCTGCACCGGGCAGAACTCGTCATCGTCGCCGGCCAGAACCCCGGCACCAACCACCCGCGGATGCTCTCCGCCCTGGAGAAGGCGAAGCAGGGTGGCGCCCGCATCGTCACCGTCAACCCGCTCGCCGAGGCGGGCACCGAGCGCTTCAAGAACCCGCAGACCGCCACCGGCCTGGCCGGACGCGGCACCGCGCTCTCCGACCTCCACCTGCCGATCCGGCTCGGCGGCGACCAGGCCCTCTTCCGCGCCCTGGGCCGCCTCCTGGTCGAGGACGACGCCCTCGACCACGACTTCATCGCCGCCCACACCCACGGCTACCAGGAGTACGAGGCCGCCGCCCGCGCCACCGACTGGGACGAGGTGGAGCGCGCCACCGGCCTCGCCCGCGCCGAGATCGAGGAGCTGCACGCCCTCGTGCGCGGCGCCGGGAGTGTCGTCGTCTGCTGGGCCATGGGCCTGACCCAGCACAAGCACGCCGTCCCCACCATCCGCGAGGTCGTCAACTTCCTGCTGCTCGGCGGCAACATCGGCCGCCCCGGCGCCGGTGTCTGCCCCGTGCGCGGCCACTCCAACGTCCAGGGCGACCGCACCATGGGCATCTTCGAACGCCCCGCGCCGGCCTTCCTCGACGCCCTCCAGGCGGAGTTCGGCTTCGCACCGCCCCGCGAGCACGGCTACGACGTCGTCCGCGCCATCCGCGCCCTGCGCGACGGCACCGCCAAGGTCTTCCTCGCCATGGGCGGCAACTTCGTCGCCGCCTCACCCGACACCGACGTCACCGAGGCGGCCGTCCGCAAGGCCCGGCTGACCGTCCACGTCTCCACCAAGCTCAACCGCTCGCACACGGTCACCGGCGCCCGCGCCCTGATCCTGCCCACCCTCGGCCGCACCGAGAAGGACCGGCAGGCCGGCGGCGACCAGTTCGTCACCGTCGAGGACTCCATGGGCATGGTGCACGCCTCCCACGGCAACCTCGCCCCCGCCTCGCCCCACCTGCTGTCCGAGCCCGCCATCATCAGCCGGCTCGCCCGCGCCGTGCTCGGCCCCCGCCACGCCATTCCCTGGGCCGACTTCGAAGCCGACTACGACCGGGTCCGCGACCGCATCTCCCGCGTCGTGCCCGGCTTCGACGACTTCAACCGCCGCGTGCGCCGCCCCGGCGGCTTCACCCTGCCGCACGGGCCGCGCGACAGCCGCACCTTCCCCACCGCCACCGGCAAGGCCAACTTCACCGCCGCGCCCCTGGAGTACCCCGAGGTCCCCGCCGGACGGCTGCTGCTCCAGACGCTGCGCTCGCACGACCAGTACAACACCACCATCTACGGCCTCGACGACCGCTACCGCGGCATCAAGAACGGCCGCCGCGTCGTCCTCGTCCACCCCGACGACGCCGCCGCGGCCGGGCTCGCCGACGGCGACTACGCCGACCTCGTCGGCGAGTGGACCGACGGCACCGAGCGCCGCGCCGACGGCTTCCGCGTCGTGCACTACCGCACCCCCCGCGGCTGCGCCGCCGCGTACTACCCCGAGACCAACGTGCTCGTCCCGCTCGACCACACCGCCGACACCAGCAACACCCCCGCGTCGAAGTCCGTGGTCATACGGCTCGAACCGCACGGGCCCGGCCGCCCCTGA